A stretch of Limanda limanda chromosome 7, fLimLim1.1, whole genome shotgun sequence DNA encodes these proteins:
- the ampd2b gene encoding AMP deaminase 2 isoform X2, whose protein sequence is MDGKYKEIAEELFSRSLAESEMRSAPYEFPEDSPIEQLEERRHRLERQISQDVKFEPDILLRAKQEFMKTDSASDLEYMKEQSQVHELKERELVPEKEYQRVSISGEEKCGVPFTDLLDAAKCVVKALFIRQKYMGLSLQSFCRTTARCLQELSERSLDLNIYEEELTFTPDTSSIFTDTTVDPPVSENHPYENQDPSSMPPDMGYGCKMVDGVMHVYTTRSIMEKSTEMDLPYPDLQEYIADMNVMMALIINGPIKSFCYRRLQYLSSKFQMHILLNEMKELAEQKKVPHRDFYNIRKVDTHIHASSCMNQKHLLRFIKRAMKKYPKDIVHVERGKGQTLMEVFENMNLTAFDLSVDTLDMHADRNTFHRFDKFNAKYNPIGESILREIFIKTDNYIEGKYFGHMIKEVMADLEESKYQNVELRLSIYGRCRDEWDKLAKWSVNHQVYSTNVRWLVQVPRLFDVYHTKRQLCNFQEMLENIFMPLFEVTVDPGSHPELHLFLQHVVGFDSVDDESKPEQHIFNLDSPLPVDWTEEDNPPYSYYLYYMYTNMTVLNHLRRERGFHTFVLRPHCGEAGPVHHLVSGFMLSENISHGLLLRKAPVLQYLYYLAQIGIAMSPLSNNSLFLSYHRNPLPEYLSRGLMVSLSTDDPLQFHFTKEPLMEEYSIATQVWKLSSCDMCELARNSVLMSGFSHKVKSYWLGPHYIMEGQGSNDITRTNVPDIRVQYRYETLCEELNLITQAIRTDELETIEEEGSLCMGAMRA, encoded by the exons ATGGACGGGAAGTACAAGGAGATTGCCGAA GAGCTCTTCTCCCGCAGCCTGGCAGAGAGTGAGATGCGCAGCGCCCCCTATGAATTTCCAGAGGATAGCCCCAtcgagcagctggaggagagacgTCATCGTCTTGAGCGTCAGATCAGCCAGGATGTAAA GTTTGAGCCTGACATCCTCCTGAGGGCCAAGCAGGAGTTCATGAAGACTGACAGTGCCTCTGATCTCGA ATATATGAAGGAGCAGAGCCAAGTGCATGAGCTGAAGGAGCGAGAGCTGGTCCCAGAGAAGGAGTACCAGAGAGTCTCGATCTCTGGGGAGGAGAAATGTGGG GTTCCCTTCACAGATCTGTTGGACGCTGCCAAATGTGTGGTGAAGGCTCTGTTCATCAGACAGAAGTACATGGGTCTGTCCCTGCAGAGCTTCTGCAGGACCACGGCTCGTTGCCTGCAGGAGCTCAGTGAGAGATCTCTGGACCTGAACATTTACGAGGAGgagctcacattcacaccag acacatcttCCATCTTTACAGACA CCACAGTAGATCCACCTGTGTCTGAAAACCACCCATATGAGAACCAGGACCCTTCCAGCATGCCCCCGGACATGGGATACGGCTGCAAGATGGTGGATGGTGTCATGCATGTGTACACAACAAGGAGCATTATGGAAAA GAGCACGGAGATGGACCTGCCATATCCAGACCTGCAGGAGTACATCGCTGATATGAACGTGATGATGGCCCTCATCATCAACGGCCCAAT AAAATCCTTCTGCTACCGCCGCCTGCAGTATCTTAGCTCCAAGTTCCAGATGCACATCCTGCTGAACGAGATGAAAGAGCTTGCCGAGCAGAAGAAAGTTCCACATCGAGACTTTTACAATATCCGTAAG GTTGACACACATATACACGCCTCGTCCTGCATGAACCAGAAGCACCTGCTTCGCTTTATCAAGAGGGCCATGAAGAAGTATCCGAAGGATATTGTTCACGTGGAACGAGGGAAGGGTCAGACGCTCATGGAGGTGTTTGAGAACATGAACCTGACAGCGTTTGACCTGAGTGTGGACACCCTGGACATGCATGCA GACCGTAACACTTTCCATCGATTTGACAAGTTCAATGCCAAGTACAATCCCATCGGCGAGTCCATCCTGAGGGAGATCTTCATCAAAACAGACAACTACATCGAGGGCAAATACTTTGGTCACATGATTAAG GAGGTGATGGCTGACCTGGAGGAGAGCAAGTACCAGAACGTGGAGCTCAGGCTGTCGATCTACGGCCGCTGCAGAGATGAGTGGGACAAACTGGCCAAGTGGTCCGTCAATCATCAGGTCTACTCCACCAACGTGCGCTGGCTTGTACAGGTGCCACGACTGTT TGACGTCTACCACACAAAGAGACAACTGTGTAACTTCCAAGAGATGCTGGAGAACATCTTCATGCCTCTGTTTGAGGTCACAGTCGACCCTGGCAGCCACCCAGAGCTGCACCTCTTCCTTCAACAT GTGGTGGGTTTCGACAGCGTGGACGATGAGTCCAAACCAGAGCAACATATCTTCAACCTGGACAGTCCGCTGCCAGTCGactggacagaggaggacaacCCGCCCTATTCCTACTACCTCTACTATATGTATACAAACATGACAGTGCTGAACCACCTGCGCAG GGAACGGGGGTTCCACACGTTTGTCCTACGTCCTCACTGTGGCGAGGCCGGGCCCGTCCATCACCTGGTGTCTGGGTTCATGCTGTCAGAGAACATCTCCCACGGGCTGCTGCTCAGGAAG GCTCCTGTGCTGCAGTACTTGTACTACTTGGCTCAGATAGGCATCGCCATGTCCCCTCTCAGCAATAACAGCCTGTTCCTCAGCTACCATCGCAACCCTCTGCCCGAGTACCTGTCCAGAGGCCTCATGGTCTCCCTGTCCACAGACGACCCTCTGCAGTTTCACTTCACCAAG GAGCCCTTGATGGAGGAGTACAGTATTGCTACTCAGGTGTGGAAGCTGAGCTCTTGTGACATGTGTGAACTGGCCAGAAACAGCGTTCTGATGAGCGGATTTTCTCATAAG GTGAAGAGCTACTGGCTTGGCCCCCACTACATCATGGAGGGACAGGGGAGTAACGACATCACACGCACCAACGTTCCCGACATCCGCGTGCAGTACCGCTACGAGACCCTGTGTGAGGAGTTGAATTTAATCACTCAGGCCATCCGCACAGACGAGCTGGAGACCATCGAGGAGGAGGGCAGCCTGTGCATGGGCGCCATGCGTGCATAG
- the ampd2b gene encoding AMP deaminase 2 isoform X4 — MDGKYKEIAEELFSRSLAESEMRSAPYEFPEDSPIEQLEERRHRLERQISQDVKFEPDILLRAKQEFMKTDSASDLEYMKEQSQVHELKERELVPEKEYQRVSISGEEKCGVPFTDLLDAAKCVVKALFIRQKYMGLSLQSFCRTTARCLQELSERSLDLNIYEEELTFTPVSLEATVDPPVSENHPYENQDPSSMPPDMGYGCKMVDGVMHVYTTRSIMEKSTEMDLPYPDLQEYIADMNVMMALIINGPIKSFCYRRLQYLSSKFQMHILLNEMKELAEQKKVPHRDFYNIRKVDTHIHASSCMNQKHLLRFIKRAMKKYPKDIVHVERGKGQTLMEVFENMNLTAFDLSVDTLDMHADRNTFHRFDKFNAKYNPIGESILREIFIKTDNYIEGKYFGHMIKEVMADLEESKYQNVELRLSIYGRCRDEWDKLAKWSVNHQVYSTNVRWLVQVPRLFDVYHTKRQLCNFQEMLENIFMPLFEVTVDPGSHPELHLFLQHVVGFDSVDDESKPEQHIFNLDSPLPVDWTEEDNPPYSYYLYYMYTNMTVLNHLRRERGFHTFVLRPHCGEAGPVHHLVSGFMLSENISHGLLLRKAPVLQYLYYLAQIGIAMSPLSNNSLFLSYHRNPLPEYLSRGLMVSLSTDDPLQFHFTKEPLMEEYSIATQVWKLSSCDMCELARNSVLMSGFSHKVKSYWLGPHYIMEGQGSNDITRTNVPDIRVQYRYETLCEELNLITQAIRTDELETIEEEGSLCMGAMRA; from the exons ATGGACGGGAAGTACAAGGAGATTGCCGAA GAGCTCTTCTCCCGCAGCCTGGCAGAGAGTGAGATGCGCAGCGCCCCCTATGAATTTCCAGAGGATAGCCCCAtcgagcagctggaggagagacgTCATCGTCTTGAGCGTCAGATCAGCCAGGATGTAAA GTTTGAGCCTGACATCCTCCTGAGGGCCAAGCAGGAGTTCATGAAGACTGACAGTGCCTCTGATCTCGA ATATATGAAGGAGCAGAGCCAAGTGCATGAGCTGAAGGAGCGAGAGCTGGTCCCAGAGAAGGAGTACCAGAGAGTCTCGATCTCTGGGGAGGAGAAATGTGGG GTTCCCTTCACAGATCTGTTGGACGCTGCCAAATGTGTGGTGAAGGCTCTGTTCATCAGACAGAAGTACATGGGTCTGTCCCTGCAGAGCTTCTGCAGGACCACGGCTCGTTGCCTGCAGGAGCTCAGTGAGAGATCTCTGGACCTGAACATTTACGAGGAGgagctcacattcacaccag TATCTTTAG AAGCCACAGTAGATCCACCTGTGTCTGAAAACCACCCATATGAGAACCAGGACCCTTCCAGCATGCCCCCGGACATGGGATACGGCTGCAAGATGGTGGATGGTGTCATGCATGTGTACACAACAAGGAGCATTATGGAAAA GAGCACGGAGATGGACCTGCCATATCCAGACCTGCAGGAGTACATCGCTGATATGAACGTGATGATGGCCCTCATCATCAACGGCCCAAT AAAATCCTTCTGCTACCGCCGCCTGCAGTATCTTAGCTCCAAGTTCCAGATGCACATCCTGCTGAACGAGATGAAAGAGCTTGCCGAGCAGAAGAAAGTTCCACATCGAGACTTTTACAATATCCGTAAG GTTGACACACATATACACGCCTCGTCCTGCATGAACCAGAAGCACCTGCTTCGCTTTATCAAGAGGGCCATGAAGAAGTATCCGAAGGATATTGTTCACGTGGAACGAGGGAAGGGTCAGACGCTCATGGAGGTGTTTGAGAACATGAACCTGACAGCGTTTGACCTGAGTGTGGACACCCTGGACATGCATGCA GACCGTAACACTTTCCATCGATTTGACAAGTTCAATGCCAAGTACAATCCCATCGGCGAGTCCATCCTGAGGGAGATCTTCATCAAAACAGACAACTACATCGAGGGCAAATACTTTGGTCACATGATTAAG GAGGTGATGGCTGACCTGGAGGAGAGCAAGTACCAGAACGTGGAGCTCAGGCTGTCGATCTACGGCCGCTGCAGAGATGAGTGGGACAAACTGGCCAAGTGGTCCGTCAATCATCAGGTCTACTCCACCAACGTGCGCTGGCTTGTACAGGTGCCACGACTGTT TGACGTCTACCACACAAAGAGACAACTGTGTAACTTCCAAGAGATGCTGGAGAACATCTTCATGCCTCTGTTTGAGGTCACAGTCGACCCTGGCAGCCACCCAGAGCTGCACCTCTTCCTTCAACAT GTGGTGGGTTTCGACAGCGTGGACGATGAGTCCAAACCAGAGCAACATATCTTCAACCTGGACAGTCCGCTGCCAGTCGactggacagaggaggacaacCCGCCCTATTCCTACTACCTCTACTATATGTATACAAACATGACAGTGCTGAACCACCTGCGCAG GGAACGGGGGTTCCACACGTTTGTCCTACGTCCTCACTGTGGCGAGGCCGGGCCCGTCCATCACCTGGTGTCTGGGTTCATGCTGTCAGAGAACATCTCCCACGGGCTGCTGCTCAGGAAG GCTCCTGTGCTGCAGTACTTGTACTACTTGGCTCAGATAGGCATCGCCATGTCCCCTCTCAGCAATAACAGCCTGTTCCTCAGCTACCATCGCAACCCTCTGCCCGAGTACCTGTCCAGAGGCCTCATGGTCTCCCTGTCCACAGACGACCCTCTGCAGTTTCACTTCACCAAG GAGCCCTTGATGGAGGAGTACAGTATTGCTACTCAGGTGTGGAAGCTGAGCTCTTGTGACATGTGTGAACTGGCCAGAAACAGCGTTCTGATGAGCGGATTTTCTCATAAG GTGAAGAGCTACTGGCTTGGCCCCCACTACATCATGGAGGGACAGGGGAGTAACGACATCACACGCACCAACGTTCCCGACATCCGCGTGCAGTACCGCTACGAGACCCTGTGTGAGGAGTTGAATTTAATCACTCAGGCCATCCGCACAGACGAGCTGGAGACCATCGAGGAGGAGGGCAGCCTGTGCATGGGCGCCATGCGTGCATAG
- the ampd2b gene encoding AMP deaminase 2 isoform X3: MDGKYKEIAEELFSRSLAESEMRSAPYEFPEDSPIEQLEERRHRLERQISQDVKFEPDILLRAKQEFMKTDSASDLEYMKEQSQVHELKERELVPEKEYQRVSISGEEKCGVPFTDLLDAAKCVVKALFIRQKYMGLSLQSFCRTTARCLQELSERSLDLNIYEEELTFTPDLQATVDPPVSENHPYENQDPSSMPPDMGYGCKMVDGVMHVYTTRSIMEKSTEMDLPYPDLQEYIADMNVMMALIINGPIKSFCYRRLQYLSSKFQMHILLNEMKELAEQKKVPHRDFYNIRKVDTHIHASSCMNQKHLLRFIKRAMKKYPKDIVHVERGKGQTLMEVFENMNLTAFDLSVDTLDMHADRNTFHRFDKFNAKYNPIGESILREIFIKTDNYIEGKYFGHMIKEVMADLEESKYQNVELRLSIYGRCRDEWDKLAKWSVNHQVYSTNVRWLVQVPRLFDVYHTKRQLCNFQEMLENIFMPLFEVTVDPGSHPELHLFLQHVVGFDSVDDESKPEQHIFNLDSPLPVDWTEEDNPPYSYYLYYMYTNMTVLNHLRRERGFHTFVLRPHCGEAGPVHHLVSGFMLSENISHGLLLRKAPVLQYLYYLAQIGIAMSPLSNNSLFLSYHRNPLPEYLSRGLMVSLSTDDPLQFHFTKEPLMEEYSIATQVWKLSSCDMCELARNSVLMSGFSHKVKSYWLGPHYIMEGQGSNDITRTNVPDIRVQYRYETLCEELNLITQAIRTDELETIEEEGSLCMGAMRA, encoded by the exons ATGGACGGGAAGTACAAGGAGATTGCCGAA GAGCTCTTCTCCCGCAGCCTGGCAGAGAGTGAGATGCGCAGCGCCCCCTATGAATTTCCAGAGGATAGCCCCAtcgagcagctggaggagagacgTCATCGTCTTGAGCGTCAGATCAGCCAGGATGTAAA GTTTGAGCCTGACATCCTCCTGAGGGCCAAGCAGGAGTTCATGAAGACTGACAGTGCCTCTGATCTCGA ATATATGAAGGAGCAGAGCCAAGTGCATGAGCTGAAGGAGCGAGAGCTGGTCCCAGAGAAGGAGTACCAGAGAGTCTCGATCTCTGGGGAGGAGAAATGTGGG GTTCCCTTCACAGATCTGTTGGACGCTGCCAAATGTGTGGTGAAGGCTCTGTTCATCAGACAGAAGTACATGGGTCTGTCCCTGCAGAGCTTCTGCAGGACCACGGCTCGTTGCCTGCAGGAGCTCAGTGAGAGATCTCTGGACCTGAACATTTACGAGGAGgagctcacattcacaccag ATCTTC AAGCCACAGTAGATCCACCTGTGTCTGAAAACCACCCATATGAGAACCAGGACCCTTCCAGCATGCCCCCGGACATGGGATACGGCTGCAAGATGGTGGATGGTGTCATGCATGTGTACACAACAAGGAGCATTATGGAAAA GAGCACGGAGATGGACCTGCCATATCCAGACCTGCAGGAGTACATCGCTGATATGAACGTGATGATGGCCCTCATCATCAACGGCCCAAT AAAATCCTTCTGCTACCGCCGCCTGCAGTATCTTAGCTCCAAGTTCCAGATGCACATCCTGCTGAACGAGATGAAAGAGCTTGCCGAGCAGAAGAAAGTTCCACATCGAGACTTTTACAATATCCGTAAG GTTGACACACATATACACGCCTCGTCCTGCATGAACCAGAAGCACCTGCTTCGCTTTATCAAGAGGGCCATGAAGAAGTATCCGAAGGATATTGTTCACGTGGAACGAGGGAAGGGTCAGACGCTCATGGAGGTGTTTGAGAACATGAACCTGACAGCGTTTGACCTGAGTGTGGACACCCTGGACATGCATGCA GACCGTAACACTTTCCATCGATTTGACAAGTTCAATGCCAAGTACAATCCCATCGGCGAGTCCATCCTGAGGGAGATCTTCATCAAAACAGACAACTACATCGAGGGCAAATACTTTGGTCACATGATTAAG GAGGTGATGGCTGACCTGGAGGAGAGCAAGTACCAGAACGTGGAGCTCAGGCTGTCGATCTACGGCCGCTGCAGAGATGAGTGGGACAAACTGGCCAAGTGGTCCGTCAATCATCAGGTCTACTCCACCAACGTGCGCTGGCTTGTACAGGTGCCACGACTGTT TGACGTCTACCACACAAAGAGACAACTGTGTAACTTCCAAGAGATGCTGGAGAACATCTTCATGCCTCTGTTTGAGGTCACAGTCGACCCTGGCAGCCACCCAGAGCTGCACCTCTTCCTTCAACAT GTGGTGGGTTTCGACAGCGTGGACGATGAGTCCAAACCAGAGCAACATATCTTCAACCTGGACAGTCCGCTGCCAGTCGactggacagaggaggacaacCCGCCCTATTCCTACTACCTCTACTATATGTATACAAACATGACAGTGCTGAACCACCTGCGCAG GGAACGGGGGTTCCACACGTTTGTCCTACGTCCTCACTGTGGCGAGGCCGGGCCCGTCCATCACCTGGTGTCTGGGTTCATGCTGTCAGAGAACATCTCCCACGGGCTGCTGCTCAGGAAG GCTCCTGTGCTGCAGTACTTGTACTACTTGGCTCAGATAGGCATCGCCATGTCCCCTCTCAGCAATAACAGCCTGTTCCTCAGCTACCATCGCAACCCTCTGCCCGAGTACCTGTCCAGAGGCCTCATGGTCTCCCTGTCCACAGACGACCCTCTGCAGTTTCACTTCACCAAG GAGCCCTTGATGGAGGAGTACAGTATTGCTACTCAGGTGTGGAAGCTGAGCTCTTGTGACATGTGTGAACTGGCCAGAAACAGCGTTCTGATGAGCGGATTTTCTCATAAG GTGAAGAGCTACTGGCTTGGCCCCCACTACATCATGGAGGGACAGGGGAGTAACGACATCACACGCACCAACGTTCCCGACATCCGCGTGCAGTACCGCTACGAGACCCTGTGTGAGGAGTTGAATTTAATCACTCAGGCCATCCGCACAGACGAGCTGGAGACCATCGAGGAGGAGGGCAGCCTGTGCATGGGCGCCATGCGTGCATAG
- the ampd2b gene encoding AMP deaminase 2 isoform X1, whose amino-acid sequence MDGKYKEIAEELFSRSLAESEMRSAPYEFPEDSPIEQLEERRHRLERQISQDVKFEPDILLRAKQEFMKTDSASDLEYMKEQSQVHELKERELVPEKEYQRVSISGEEKCGVPFTDLLDAAKCVVKALFIRQKYMGLSLQSFCRTTARCLQELSERSLDLNIYEEELTFTPEATVDPPVSENHPYENQDPSSMPPDMGYGCKMVDGVMHVYTTRSIMEKSTEMDLPYPDLQEYIADMNVMMALIINGPIKSFCYRRLQYLSSKFQMHILLNEMKELAEQKKVPHRDFYNIRKVDTHIHASSCMNQKHLLRFIKRAMKKYPKDIVHVERGKGQTLMEVFENMNLTAFDLSVDTLDMHADRNTFHRFDKFNAKYNPIGESILREIFIKTDNYIEGKYFGHMIKEVMADLEESKYQNVELRLSIYGRCRDEWDKLAKWSVNHQVYSTNVRWLVQVPRLFDVYHTKRQLCNFQEMLENIFMPLFEVTVDPGSHPELHLFLQHVVGFDSVDDESKPEQHIFNLDSPLPVDWTEEDNPPYSYYLYYMYTNMTVLNHLRRERGFHTFVLRPHCGEAGPVHHLVSGFMLSENISHGLLLRKAPVLQYLYYLAQIGIAMSPLSNNSLFLSYHRNPLPEYLSRGLMVSLSTDDPLQFHFTKEPLMEEYSIATQVWKLSSCDMCELARNSVLMSGFSHKVKSYWLGPHYIMEGQGSNDITRTNVPDIRVQYRYETLCEELNLITQAIRTDELETIEEEGSLCMGAMRA is encoded by the exons ATGGACGGGAAGTACAAGGAGATTGCCGAA GAGCTCTTCTCCCGCAGCCTGGCAGAGAGTGAGATGCGCAGCGCCCCCTATGAATTTCCAGAGGATAGCCCCAtcgagcagctggaggagagacgTCATCGTCTTGAGCGTCAGATCAGCCAGGATGTAAA GTTTGAGCCTGACATCCTCCTGAGGGCCAAGCAGGAGTTCATGAAGACTGACAGTGCCTCTGATCTCGA ATATATGAAGGAGCAGAGCCAAGTGCATGAGCTGAAGGAGCGAGAGCTGGTCCCAGAGAAGGAGTACCAGAGAGTCTCGATCTCTGGGGAGGAGAAATGTGGG GTTCCCTTCACAGATCTGTTGGACGCTGCCAAATGTGTGGTGAAGGCTCTGTTCATCAGACAGAAGTACATGGGTCTGTCCCTGCAGAGCTTCTGCAGGACCACGGCTCGTTGCCTGCAGGAGCTCAGTGAGAGATCTCTGGACCTGAACATTTACGAGGAGgagctcacattcacaccag AAGCCACAGTAGATCCACCTGTGTCTGAAAACCACCCATATGAGAACCAGGACCCTTCCAGCATGCCCCCGGACATGGGATACGGCTGCAAGATGGTGGATGGTGTCATGCATGTGTACACAACAAGGAGCATTATGGAAAA GAGCACGGAGATGGACCTGCCATATCCAGACCTGCAGGAGTACATCGCTGATATGAACGTGATGATGGCCCTCATCATCAACGGCCCAAT AAAATCCTTCTGCTACCGCCGCCTGCAGTATCTTAGCTCCAAGTTCCAGATGCACATCCTGCTGAACGAGATGAAAGAGCTTGCCGAGCAGAAGAAAGTTCCACATCGAGACTTTTACAATATCCGTAAG GTTGACACACATATACACGCCTCGTCCTGCATGAACCAGAAGCACCTGCTTCGCTTTATCAAGAGGGCCATGAAGAAGTATCCGAAGGATATTGTTCACGTGGAACGAGGGAAGGGTCAGACGCTCATGGAGGTGTTTGAGAACATGAACCTGACAGCGTTTGACCTGAGTGTGGACACCCTGGACATGCATGCA GACCGTAACACTTTCCATCGATTTGACAAGTTCAATGCCAAGTACAATCCCATCGGCGAGTCCATCCTGAGGGAGATCTTCATCAAAACAGACAACTACATCGAGGGCAAATACTTTGGTCACATGATTAAG GAGGTGATGGCTGACCTGGAGGAGAGCAAGTACCAGAACGTGGAGCTCAGGCTGTCGATCTACGGCCGCTGCAGAGATGAGTGGGACAAACTGGCCAAGTGGTCCGTCAATCATCAGGTCTACTCCACCAACGTGCGCTGGCTTGTACAGGTGCCACGACTGTT TGACGTCTACCACACAAAGAGACAACTGTGTAACTTCCAAGAGATGCTGGAGAACATCTTCATGCCTCTGTTTGAGGTCACAGTCGACCCTGGCAGCCACCCAGAGCTGCACCTCTTCCTTCAACAT GTGGTGGGTTTCGACAGCGTGGACGATGAGTCCAAACCAGAGCAACATATCTTCAACCTGGACAGTCCGCTGCCAGTCGactggacagaggaggacaacCCGCCCTATTCCTACTACCTCTACTATATGTATACAAACATGACAGTGCTGAACCACCTGCGCAG GGAACGGGGGTTCCACACGTTTGTCCTACGTCCTCACTGTGGCGAGGCCGGGCCCGTCCATCACCTGGTGTCTGGGTTCATGCTGTCAGAGAACATCTCCCACGGGCTGCTGCTCAGGAAG GCTCCTGTGCTGCAGTACTTGTACTACTTGGCTCAGATAGGCATCGCCATGTCCCCTCTCAGCAATAACAGCCTGTTCCTCAGCTACCATCGCAACCCTCTGCCCGAGTACCTGTCCAGAGGCCTCATGGTCTCCCTGTCCACAGACGACCCTCTGCAGTTTCACTTCACCAAG GAGCCCTTGATGGAGGAGTACAGTATTGCTACTCAGGTGTGGAAGCTGAGCTCTTGTGACATGTGTGAACTGGCCAGAAACAGCGTTCTGATGAGCGGATTTTCTCATAAG GTGAAGAGCTACTGGCTTGGCCCCCACTACATCATGGAGGGACAGGGGAGTAACGACATCACACGCACCAACGTTCCCGACATCCGCGTGCAGTACCGCTACGAGACCCTGTGTGAGGAGTTGAATTTAATCACTCAGGCCATCCGCACAGACGAGCTGGAGACCATCGAGGAGGAGGGCAGCCTGTGCATGGGCGCCATGCGTGCATAG